A section of the Leptotrichia buccalis C-1013-b genome encodes:
- a CDS encoding type II toxin-antitoxin system HicA family toxin encodes MSYRKIEKRFRKLGGKVVRIKGSHYQWMIPGVEGVVTVPYSKDIPVGTVKSIEKQVGIKF; translated from the coding sequence ATGTCATATAGAAAAATCGAAAAAAGATTTAGAAAATTAGGCGGAAAAGTTGTACGTATAAAAGGTAGTCATTATCAATGGATGATCCCAGGTGTGGAAGGTGTGGTCACAGTACCATATTCAAAAGATATACCTGTAGGAACAGTAAAAAGTATTGAAAAACAAGTTGGGATTAAATTCTAG
- the secG gene encoding preprotein translocase subunit SecG — MLENLLIIALVILSIIMISVILLQPDRSQGLAKSSANILDEEKEGIEKFTEIVATLFLVVAILFQIVRS, encoded by the coding sequence GTGTTAGAAAATTTATTAATTATAGCTTTAGTAATTTTATCAATCATTATGATAAGCGTAATTTTACTACAGCCAGACAGAAGCCAAGGTTTAGCAAAAAGTTCTGCTAATATTTTGGATGAAGAAAAAGAAGGAATCGAAAAATTTACAGAAATTGTTGCGACATTATTTCTAGTCGTTGCAATTTTATTCCAAATTGTAAGATCGTAA
- the tpiA gene encoding triose-phosphate isomerase: protein MRKVIVAGNWKMNKTAKEAAQFFNELKPLVADVKNAGIVIGAPFTALETATRETAGSNIKIAAENMNAKESGAYTGEVSPLMLKDLGVEYVILGHSERREYYHETDEIINEKVKSALAHDLKPILCIGEKLEEREAGTTNDVVKTQIVGGLKDVTAAEMANVVLAYEPVWAIGTGKTATPEQAQEVHAFIRGLLTDLYGKEVAENVTVQYGGSMNDANAADLIAQTDIDGGLVGGASLIPEKFAVIIKAGDAAAK, encoded by the coding sequence ATGAGAAAAGTAATAGTAGCTGGAAACTGGAAAATGAACAAAACTGCAAAAGAGGCTGCACAATTCTTCAATGAATTAAAACCTTTAGTAGCAGATGTGAAAAATGCAGGAATCGTAATCGGAGCGCCTTTCACTGCATTAGAAACAGCGACTAGAGAAACTGCAGGAAGCAACATTAAAATCGCTGCTGAAAATATGAACGCTAAAGAAAGCGGAGCATATACTGGAGAAGTTTCACCATTGATGTTAAAAGATTTAGGTGTAGAATATGTAATTTTAGGACACTCTGAAAGAAGAGAATATTACCATGAAACTGATGAAATCATCAATGAAAAAGTAAAATCAGCATTAGCGCACGATTTGAAACCAATCTTATGTATTGGGGAAAAATTGGAAGAAAGAGAAGCTGGAACTACTAATGATGTTGTGAAAACTCAAATTGTTGGTGGATTAAAAGATGTTACAGCCGCTGAAATGGCAAACGTTGTACTTGCATATGAACCAGTATGGGCAATTGGAACAGGTAAAACTGCCACTCCAGAACAAGCTCAAGAAGTTCACGCATTCATCAGAGGATTATTAACTGACTTATATGGAAAAGAAGTTGCAGAAAACGTGACAGTTCAATATGGTGGATCAATGAACGACGCAAATGCAGCTGACTTAATCGCTCAAACAGACATTGACGGTGGATTAGTAGGAGGAGCAAGTTTAATTCCTGAAAAATTCGCTGTAATAATAAAAGCCGGAGATGCAGCAGCTAAATAA
- a CDS encoding DUF4870 domain-containing protein has translation MGNNISEQKSIAGLRANAAAFIVNLSFFMGLGLLIPIFALILEDKNNFVRAYSKQTLAITILTLVSFLLNFIIFIGNLAFFIIFILLIIFQIVAAGASILEKEFKIPYIEKIVNLLFVD, from the coding sequence ATGGGTAATAATATCAGTGAGCAAAAATCAATTGCAGGATTAAGAGCAAATGCAGCTGCTTTTATAGTAAATCTGAGCTTTTTTATGGGACTTGGCTTATTAATTCCAATTTTTGCATTAATTTTAGAAGATAAAAATAATTTTGTAAGAGCATATTCAAAGCAGACTTTGGCAATTACAATTTTAACTTTAGTGTCATTTTTATTAAATTTTATTATATTTATCGGAAATCTAGCTTTTTTTATAATTTTTATATTATTAATTATTTTTCAAATTGTTGCGGCGGGAGCATCAATTTTAGAAAAAGAATTTAAAATTCCTTATATAGAAAAAATTGTAAATTTATTATTTGTAGACTAA
- the rpsT gene encoding 30S ribosomal protein S20 codes for MAHSKSSKKRVFIGERNAARNQAIRSRTKTFVKKVLAAVEAKNVDEAKSALSAAYKELDKAVTKGVLKKNTASRKKSRLTLKVNALAN; via the coding sequence ATGGCACATTCAAAATCATCTAAAAAAAGAGTTTTTATTGGTGAAAGAAATGCAGCTAGAAATCAAGCTATTAGAAGTAGAACTAAAACTTTCGTAAAAAAAGTGCTTGCCGCTGTTGAAGCTAAAAATGTCGACGAAGCTAAATCAGCATTAAGTGCAGCATATAAAGAATTAGATAAAGCTGTAACAAAAGGTGTTCTTAAGAAAAACACTGCATCAAGAAAAAAATCTAGATTAACATTAAAAGTTAATGCATTGGCAAATTAA
- a CDS encoding TetR/AcrR family transcriptional regulator, with protein MEKSKKSYHHGNLREELIEKGIELINEVGEEKLSLRKVAKMCGVSNAAPYTYFKKKSDLLYAMSDYIWGILAAELDKTRKRYENQEDLLVKLGKTYVMFFCGNHRYYHFIISRKNMKIDLFSKFSKVENNNEKAFSILKFEATKILKKMGVSNQAIQDKIVAMWALVQGLTTIMITNDIKYSESWEEKIEEIIKSVCIAK; from the coding sequence ATGGAAAAATCTAAAAAAAGTTACCATCATGGAAATTTACGGGAAGAATTGATTGAAAAAGGGATAGAGCTGATAAATGAAGTGGGAGAAGAAAAATTATCTTTAAGAAAAGTGGCTAAAATGTGTGGAGTAAGCAATGCAGCACCGTATACATATTTTAAGAAAAAAAGTGATTTACTTTACGCAATGAGCGATTATATATGGGGAATATTGGCAGCCGAACTGGATAAAACAAGGAAAAGATATGAAAATCAAGAGGATTTATTGGTAAAATTAGGAAAAACATATGTTATGTTTTTTTGTGGAAATCATAGATACTATCATTTTATAATTTCAAGAAAAAATATGAAAATAGATTTATTCTCAAAGTTTTCAAAAGTAGAAAATAATAATGAAAAAGCCTTTAGTATATTAAAATTTGAGGCAACGAAAATACTAAAAAAAATGGGAGTGTCAAATCAGGCTATACAAGATAAAATTGTGGCAATGTGGGCGTTGGTACAAGGATTGACAACAATAATGATTACAAATGATATAAAGTATTCTGAAAGCTGGGAAGAAAAAATAGAGGAAATAATAAAATCAGTTTGTATAGCAAAGTAA
- a CDS encoding NAD(P)H-dependent oxidoreductase gives MELIIHDLDNEKLENLKWEIEKKEKIMDKIKESIDQKKIIDDEDISIICDNNKIKSCMGCFECWIKTPGKCKIRDGYENLAKLYSKADKVVIISQCVYGSYSPFVKNVLDRTIPYLLPFFKFKNKEMHHITRNKTKFDLNVYFYGKNLSPNEKTVAKEIVKANSVNLDVKNFKVSFLEN, from the coding sequence ATGGAATTAATTATACATGATTTAGATAATGAAAAATTGGAAAATTTAAAGTGGGAAATTGAAAAAAAGGAAAAAATTATGGATAAAATAAAAGAGAGTATAGATCAAAAGAAAATAATCGATGATGAAGATATATCTATAATTTGTGATAATAATAAAATTAAAAGCTGTATGGGATGTTTTGAATGCTGGATTAAAACTCCAGGGAAATGTAAAATTAGAGACGGATATGAAAATTTAGCAAAATTATATTCCAAAGCAGACAAAGTTGTGATTATAAGTCAATGTGTTTATGGTTCTTACAGTCCATTTGTAAAAAATGTGCTAGATAGGACAATCCCATATTTATTACCATTTTTTAAATTCAAAAATAAAGAGATGCACCATATCACACGAAATAAAACAAAATTTGACTTAAATGTATATTTTTATGGAAAAAATTTGTCACCAAATGAAAAGACAGTTGCTAAAGAAATAGTAAAGGCTAATAGCGTGAATTTAGATGTGAAAAATTTTAAGGTTTCTTTTTTAGAAAATTAG